One genomic segment of Ipomoea triloba cultivar NCNSP0323 chromosome 9, ASM357664v1 includes these proteins:
- the LOC116029049 gene encoding ferritin, chloroplastic-like, protein MAFSAVSLCKASCALLPCLTSASPISPASSVSGLAFPRKRSGGFSISAAAETADAPLTGVVFQPFVEVKKDELMVPSGAQVSLARQRYTDECEAAINEQINVEYSASYVYHSMYAYFDRDNVALKGMAKFFKESSEEEREHAEKLMKYQNTRGGRVKLHSILNPPPEFDNNEKGDALYAMELALSLEKLVNEKLLNLHAVADKNNDVEMQDFVEREFLVEQVEAIKKIAEYVTQLRMVGKGHGVWHFDQRLLHEH, encoded by the exons ATGGCGTTTTCAGCTGTTTCTCTCTGCAAGGCTTCATGCGCTTTGCTTCCGTGCTTAACATCTGCTTCTCCGATCTCCCCTGCTTCCTCTGTTTCCGGCCTCGCTTTTCCGAGGAAGCGCAGCGGTGGATTCTCCATCTCGGCCGCGGCGGAGACGGCTGATGCGCCGCTCACCGGGGTGGTGTTTCAGCCGTTTGTGGAGGTTAAGAAGGATGAGCTTATGGTCCCCTCCGGTGCTCAGGTCTCTCTTGCTCGCCAGAGGTACACCGACGAGTGCGAGGCTGCGATCAATGAGCAGATCAA CGTTGAATACAGCGCATCTTATGTGTATCACTCCATGTATGCATATTTCGACAGAGATAACGTTGCGCTCAAGGGCATGGCTAA ATTTTTCAAGGAATCAAGTGAGGAAGAAAGGGAGCACGCTGAGAAGCTGATGAAATATCAG AACACCCGAGGAGGAAGGGTGAAGCTGCACTCTATTCTGAACCCTCCTCCTGAGTTTGACAACAACGAAAAAGGTGATGCTTTGTATG CAATGGAGCTAGCGCTTTCCTTGGAAAAGTTGGTGAATGAGAAGCTCCTGAACCTGCATGCT GTAGCTGATAAGAACAATGATGTTGAAATGCAAGATTTTGTTGAGAGAGAATTCCTGGTGGAGCAG GTGGAAGCCATCAAGAAAATCGCAGAGTATGTTACACAATTGAGAATGGTTGGAAAGGGACATG GAGTGTGGCACTTTGATCAGAGGCTCCTCCATGAACATTAA